TAATTTATATTTGATGTATATCTAACAGATATTATGATATACATCAAACGATGATGATGATGTACATCAAAGCATCATTTTGATATATATCAAAACAAAGATACAACCTGAATAATTGGAGAATCTTATTAGAGAAAATAAAAATCAGTGATTTAAAAGTTTATATTGCTCTGGAAGGATTGATAAATATCTTATAATAACACATTTACATATTTAGACAGGCAAAAAAGTTCCATCTTTCAGAAAATAGTGTTGTCCGCTTTCGGGGCAGATGGCTTCACCATGTTCATTAAATACAAGCTTATGTCCATATTTGCTTACCCAACCGGTTTGCCGGGCGGGATTACCAGCCATTAAAGCATAAGGAGGAACATCTTTGGTTATTACCGCTCCGGCACCTACCATAGCATATTCACCAATGGTATTCCCGCAAACAATGGTAGCATTGGCGCCGACTGTTGCTCCGCGCTTCACAAGTGTGGCGCGGAATTCTTCTTTGCGGTTAATAAAGCTACGTGGGTTAATTACGTTGGTAAAAACGCATGACGGACCAAGAAAAACATCATCTTCACAAATCACACCTGTATACAAAGATACATTATTCTGCACCTTTACGTTGTTTCCAAGAACCACTTGTGGAGAGATCACTACATTCTGCCCGATATTACAGTTATTGCCAACCGTGCAACCAGTCATCAGGTGAGAAAAATGCCAGATATTTGTTCCCTTACCAATCTTACAGCCGTAATCAATCACTGCTGTTTCGTGAGCAAAAAAGCTATTCTCATTGCTGTGCATACTCTCTTATTTTATCAATGATATATGTCTGCACTTCTTCAGTAAGTTCTGTGTGCATAGGTAGTGAAAGAACTTGCTGACAAAGCTGTTCCGAGGTAGTCAGTTCATCACCTTCGCGTGCAATATCCGTGAAAGCATTCTGCTGGTGCAGAGGAAGCGGATAATAAATCATGCTGGGTATGCCATGTGCGGCAAGGAAACTTTTCAGTTCATCTCGTCTGCCATCGGTTACTTTAAGAGTAAACTGGTGGAAAACATGCGATGAGAAAGGCATTTTTCCGGGAAGGACAATTGATTTCAGGCCAGCAAGTCCTTCATAATAACGCTTTGCCACGGCTTGTCTTTCCTCTATATAATCATTCAGATGGTGAATCTTAACATTCAGAATAGCAGCCTGAATGGTATCCAGACGGGAATTGCAACCAATCACATCATGAACATATTTTTTAGCTTGTCCATGACAGGCAATCATTTTTGCACGAAAAGCCAGATCATCATCATTAGTCATCAGTGCACCGCCATCTCCCATGCATCCCAAAATCTTGGTTGGGAAAAAAGAGGTACATCCAAAGTGTCCCATTGTACCAGTCTGCTGCTCTCTTCCATCAGAAAAAGAATAAACAGCCCCAATAGATTGCGCATTATCCTCCACGACAAACAGATCATTCGCTTCTGCCAATTGAAGGATTTCCTCCATCGGACAACTTTGTCCAAACAGATGAACAGGAATAATTGCTTTAGTCTTTGGAGTAATTGCTTTCTGAATATGAGCCGCTGTTACATTAAACGAATCATAATCCACATCCACCATAACAGGAACCAATCCCAACAAGGCAATCACTTCGGCAGAGGCAATATATGTAAAAGCAGGAACAATCACCTCGTCGCCCGGCTGAAGTCCAAGTGCCATCAAAGCAATTTGAAGAGCATCCGTGCCATTGGCAACCGGAATCACGTGACGTGCTCCCGTATAGTTTTCTAGATTAGACACAAATTCCCCAACCGGCAGGCCATTAATAAAAACACCGGAATCAATCACGCTCTGAATGGCGTGATCAATTTCCGGTTTTATTTTCAGGTATTGACCCTTCAGGTCTACCATAGGAATCTGCTTCTCAGAGGGAATCATTTGCTTCCGTACATCTTTTCGTAGTATTTCTGGTAATCACCACTGGTAACTTCTTCTACCCAGTTTTGATTTTCCAGATACCACTTTATTGTTTTTACAATACCAACTTCGAACTTTGTTTCCGGATACCAGCCAAGTTCTTTGTTTATCTTAGAAGGATCAATTGCATATCGTTGGTCATGACCAAGGCGGTCTTTCACAAAGGTAATCAATGATTCATTA
This genomic interval from uncultured Bacteroides sp. contains the following:
- a CDS encoding acyltransferase; the protein is MHSNENSFFAHETAVIDYGCKIGKGTNIWHFSHLMTGCTVGNNCNIGQNVVISPQVVLGNNVKVQNNVSLYTGVICEDDVFLGPSCVFTNVINPRSFINRKEEFRATLVKRGATVGANATIVCGNTIGEYAMVGAGAVITKDVPPYALMAGNPARQTGWVSKYGHKLVFNEHGEAICPESGQHYFLKDGTFLPV
- a CDS encoding DegT/DnrJ/EryC1/StrS family aminotransferase, which encodes MVDLKGQYLKIKPEIDHAIQSVIDSGVFINGLPVGEFVSNLENYTGARHVIPVANGTDALQIALMALGLQPGDEVIVPAFTYIASAEVIALLGLVPVMVDVDYDSFNVTAAHIQKAITPKTKAIIPVHLFGQSCPMEEILQLAEANDLFVVEDNAQSIGAVYSFSDGREQQTGTMGHFGCTSFFPTKILGCMGDGGALMTNDDDLAFRAKMIACHGQAKKYVHDVIGCNSRLDTIQAAILNVKIHHLNDYIEERQAVAKRYYEGLAGLKSIVLPGKMPFSSHVFHQFTLKVTDGRRDELKSFLAAHGIPSMIYYPLPLHQQNAFTDIAREGDELTTSEQLCQQVLSLPMHTELTEEVQTYIIDKIREYAQQ